Sequence from the Fibrobacter sp. genome:
ATCCTGGATGGCTTCGATAGAGTGTCTATTGTATTCAATGACCATGACAATCTGGCCAGCGACACGGCAAGCCAAGGCGGCATCCGTCACCAGCATAATCGGCGGAGTATCCACGATGATAAGATCATATTCAGACTTGAACTTTTCGATCAATTCAAGATAGCGCTTGGAGCCAAGCAATTCTGCCGGATTAGCCGGAACATTACCGCACGGAATAACAAACAGATTTTCGACTTCCGTAGCAAAAGTGACCTTTTCCGCATCAACAGCCTTAAGCAAAACCTGGGAGAAACCATCACCACGCTTAATGCCAAATTCCTTATGCAAACGACCCTTACGAAGGTCAGCGTCAATAAGAAGAACCTTCTTGCCCATGCCTGCAAAGAGTGCCGCAAGGTTTACAGAGATAAAACTCTTACCAACGCCAGGAATAAGACCGCTGACTCCAATTACGGAAGCGCCTTCGTCCATCATGGAGAATTCCAAGGAGGAGCGCAGAGCGCGGAGGGATTCTACGGCCACGTCATCAGGTTCAACCACAGCCAAGGGTCTTGTACCCTTGGTTCCATCGGGATTGCCCTTGGGAACCTTTGCATAAACAGTGAATCCAGTTTCCTTTTCAATGAAGCTTGCGCTCTTTACACCGCTACTGAACTTGGTTCTCACGGACACGATCAAGGCACCAAACAGGAAACCGATGAACAAAGCGAACATGAGGATAACTTTTTTCTTCGGCTTGGCAGCCTTAGTCACTTCTTCAGCAAAGTCAACGATGCGAACCGTACCGACTTCACCTGCGGAAACCAGGCGGAGCTGCTGAATGTTATTCAGCATAGTAGTGTAAACACTCTTGCTGAGTTCAACTTCGTTCTGCAAGGAAAGAACTTCCTGCTGTGTAGCCGGGAGTTTCTTGACCTGGCTAGAGGTTCCTGCCAATTCACGCTTCAATGCGTTTTCCTGGTCTTCCAAGGTCTTTACAGTCGGATGTTCAGAATGGAACAAACGGATTGCATCCTGCTTACGCTGTTGCAAGGCGAGAATGTCCTGCTGAAGTTTCATACGACGCTGAAGAACAAGCTGAGTTTCAGCGTTAATGTCTACGGAGCCAACCTTGTTGCGATAAGCATTCAAGTTCATGAGGGAGGAATCCATCTGAGCCTTCACATCAGGAAGCTGCTTTTCAAGGAATTCCAAGGTCTTCTGGGCTTCTGCATTGCGTTCTTCAACATTCTGACGCAAGTAGGAAGAAGCGACTTCATTCAAAATTTCAACAGCGCGGTCAGCATAGATGTCCTGATAGGAGAATTCCAGAATACCAGTCTTCTTACCGCGTTC
This genomic interval carries:
- a CDS encoding polysaccharide biosynthesis tyrosine autokinase; translation: MASKKTEETDLVQVLKDLLKNWHIMLPCLILAGIVGVFVAQWIRPIYQVDALLQIESKNGKSSMNMMGGLGALFASSSPAETEIELIKSRQVMGSAVEKMHLMYRAEPLSFVDRLLHKEGRLELSQLEIPWDSIPSDEYKDQEWFVVVKDSVGGFDLLDHKQNVVFSGVAGETYKFPYAGDSVTVGIFRMDARPGQKFAVSKILRLQAIDAFRKAFGVKERGKKTGILEFSYQDIYADRAVEILNEVASSYLRQNVEERNAEAQKTLEFLEKQLPDVKAQMDSSLMNLNAYRNKVGSVDINAETQLVLQRRMKLQQDILALQQRKQDAIRLFHSEHPTVKTLEDQENALKRELAGTSSQVKKLPATQQEVLSLQNEVELSKSVYTTMLNNIQQLRLVSAGEVGTVRIVDFAEEVTKAAKPKKKVILMFALFIGFLFGALIVSVRTKFSSGVKSASFIEKETGFTVYAKVPKGNPDGTKGTRPLAVVEPDDVAVESLRALRSSLEFSMMDEGASVIGVSGLIPGVGKSFISVNLAALFAGMGKKVLLIDADLRKGRLHKEFGIKRGDGFSQVLLKAVDAEKVTFATEVENLFVIPCGNVPANPAELLGSKRYLELIEKFKSEYDLIIVDTPPIMLVTDAALACRVAGQIVMVIEYNRHSIEAIQDGMGQILKGNGNAHASIVINKYEHSRSEGYGYKYGKY